A portion of the Streptomyces coeruleoprunus genome contains these proteins:
- a CDS encoding helix-turn-helix domain-containing protein, with the protein MQPGHVAYGLRAQYGLNVPPETVVAWERGHARPDTRELTALAGVLWCSPGELLSAATTLREHRLAVGLAPEDLARRIGVDAKAYLKMEESGRWRGNERQTAALAEALGLGPRELLAATGKDAELAEVLRDAATTRWQAYVRAAAKLLPMRRDHLEDVLQQLHADYQARMVATFSWGETGGSGGEAGREYLDRIVDHFWALARL; encoded by the coding sequence ATGCAACCCGGCCACGTCGCGTACGGCCTGCGCGCGCAGTACGGCCTGAACGTTCCGCCCGAGACCGTCGTCGCGTGGGAACGCGGACACGCCAGGCCCGACACCCGTGAGCTGACCGCCCTCGCCGGCGTCCTCTGGTGCTCCCCGGGCGAGCTGCTGTCGGCCGCCACGACGCTGCGCGAACACCGGCTGGCCGTGGGGCTCGCCCCGGAGGACCTGGCCCGCCGGATCGGCGTCGACGCCAAGGCGTACCTGAAGATGGAGGAGTCCGGCCGCTGGCGGGGCAACGAACGCCAGACCGCCGCGCTCGCCGAGGCGCTGGGCCTCGGCCCGCGCGAGCTGCTCGCGGCGACCGGCAAGGACGCCGAGCTGGCCGAGGTGCTGCGGGACGCGGCGACGACGCGCTGGCAGGCGTACGTACGGGCGGCGGCGAAGCTGCTGCCGATGCGGCGGGACCACCTGGAGGACGTGCTCCAGCAGCTGCACGCGGACTACCAGGCCCGCATGGTCGCCACGTTCAGCTGGGGGGAGACGGGCGGCAGCGGCGGGGAGGCCGGGCGCGAGTACCTGGACCGGATCGTCGACCACTTCTGGGCGCTGGCGAGGCTGTAG
- a CDS encoding RICIN domain-containing protein, producing the protein MRDEGPARRIVPLLAGATLVVALTTVVTFLSGTDEAAHRDVAPPVPGAVRVRAVHSGLCLDERPAADGGGVRQAPCAAAEAPRYALEPLPGGFWQIVAGHPENGGRCLGVDAREDGAPLVGAACGPRALREAFRIESLGRPVRGHLIRVADSGLCVTVRDASRDSGAPVVQQPCARDGTGQLFGFDR; encoded by the coding sequence ATGCGGGACGAGGGGCCGGCGCGGCGGATCGTGCCGCTCCTCGCGGGCGCCACGCTCGTGGTGGCTCTGACCACCGTGGTGACGTTCCTGTCGGGCACCGACGAGGCCGCGCACCGGGACGTCGCCCCGCCGGTCCCCGGCGCGGTGCGGGTCCGGGCCGTCCACTCGGGGCTGTGCCTCGACGAGCGGCCCGCAGCGGACGGCGGCGGCGTCCGGCAGGCGCCCTGCGCGGCGGCGGAGGCGCCCCGGTACGCGCTGGAGCCGCTGCCCGGTGGCTTCTGGCAGATCGTGGCCGGCCACCCCGAGAACGGCGGCCGCTGCCTGGGCGTCGACGCCCGGGAGGACGGCGCCCCGCTCGTGGGCGCCGCCTGTGGCCCGCGTGCGCTGCGCGAGGCGTTCCGGATCGAGTCGCTGGGCCGCCCGGTGCGCGGCCATCTGATCCGGGTGGCCGACTCGGGGCTGTGCGTCACGGTGCGGGACGCCTCCCGCGACTCCGGTGCGCCCGTCGTCCAGCAGCCCTGCGCGCGCGACGGGACGGGCCAGCTGTTCGGCTTCGACCGCTGA
- a CDS encoding ATP-dependent 6-phosphofructokinase, with translation MRIGVLTAGGDCPGLNAVIRSVVHRALAGHGDEVIGFEDGFKGLLDGHYRPLDLNAVSGILARGGTILGSARLERSRLREAAENCGELQRRYGIDVLIPIGGEGTLTAARMLSDAGMPVVGVPKTIDNDISATDRTFGFDTAVMVATEAIDRLKTTAESHQRVMVVEVMGRHAGWIALESGMAGGAHGICLPERPFQVDDLVKMVEERFARGKKFAVVCVAEGAHPAEGSMEYRKGEIDQYGHERFQGIGNRLAKELEKRLGKEARPVILGHVQRGGTPTAYDRVLATRFGWHAVEAAHRGDFGKMTALRGTTITMAPLADATTRLKTVPEDRMLEAESVF, from the coding sequence ATGCGCATCGGAGTTCTCACCGCAGGCGGCGACTGCCCCGGCCTGAACGCAGTGATCCGGTCGGTCGTGCACCGTGCGCTCGCCGGCCACGGCGACGAAGTCATCGGCTTCGAGGACGGCTTCAAGGGCCTCCTCGACGGCCACTACCGGCCCCTCGACCTCAACGCGGTCAGCGGCATCCTCGCCCGTGGCGGCACCATCCTCGGCTCCGCCCGCCTGGAGCGCTCCCGGCTGCGCGAAGCGGCCGAGAACTGCGGCGAGTTGCAGCGGCGGTACGGGATCGACGTCCTCATCCCCATCGGCGGCGAGGGCACGCTGACCGCCGCGCGCATGCTGTCCGACGCCGGGATGCCCGTCGTGGGCGTCCCGAAGACCATCGACAACGACATCTCCGCCACCGACCGCACCTTCGGCTTCGACACGGCCGTCATGGTGGCCACGGAGGCCATAGACCGTCTCAAGACCACCGCCGAGTCCCACCAGCGGGTCATGGTCGTCGAGGTGATGGGCCGTCACGCCGGCTGGATCGCCCTGGAGTCCGGCATGGCCGGCGGCGCCCACGGCATCTGCCTGCCCGAGCGGCCCTTCCAGGTGGACGACCTGGTCAAGATGGTCGAGGAGCGCTTCGCGCGCGGCAAGAAGTTCGCGGTGGTCTGCGTCGCCGAGGGCGCGCACCCCGCCGAGGGCTCGATGGAGTACCGCAAGGGCGAGATCGACCAGTACGGTCACGAGCGCTTCCAGGGCATCGGCAACCGGCTCGCCAAGGAGCTGGAGAAGCGGCTCGGCAAGGAGGCCCGCCCGGTCATCCTCGGCCATGTGCAGCGCGGCGGCACGCCCACGGCGTACGACCGCGTCCTGGCCACCCGGTTCGGCTGGCACGCGGTGGAGGCCGCGCACCGGGGCGACTTCGGCAAGATGACCGCGCTGCGCGGCACGACGATCACGATGGCGCCGCTCGCGGACGCGACGACCCGGCTCAAGACCGTGCCGGAGGACCGGATGCTGGAGGCGGAGTCGGTCTTCTGA